The Acropora palmata chromosome 3, jaAcrPala1.3, whole genome shotgun sequence nucleotide sequence ATCTTAATTCAAACTTTAAAGGATAATgccaaacaaaaacacgcaaCAAAGTACAAACAACTGGATAaatgtttgggattcttgtaGGCGGAGCGTGTTAACCCCgtaaggcaaaacaaaaacaaactgctGTTTGTCTGAAATTTTTGTacgtatattattaacaagtaatcacatgatttttctcgtgcaatttggaataaataagcacttgaaaaattttcaaacatgccaaattgcacgagcccgtaaggcacgtgcaattttgttagcctttgaaaaatttactcgtgcttatttattccaaattgcacgagaaaaatcatgtgattacctataaaaatgaaagtgagttttACTAGAACACCAACGGCAAGAAATTTTTCTCGGGGCTaccagaaaaaaactttttgaacCCGATAGCACCGGTCTTTGACATTCTAAAACAATCACTGCAATGAAGAGGTGAATTCCATTTGTAGCTTTGTTCCAGTGCCAGAATTTCTACTCGTTAATTCCGCCGCTAGACGATTTTAATGGTCGCCGGTTTTGAGGGACAATGTTTAAGAagctttctttatttgctCATGCGTtcattgaccatatttggtagtgcaggtattcaacaattattcctcgaacCCGATATCCCATCTTGTTTGAAATTACTGTTTGCTAGTACGCTACAACTAGGCTGCACTGAGGGCCCTTgaataggaaaaaaattcttatttttgcCTGAAGTTGCCGTCAAGTTGCAAATTTGATAATTTCGATGTTGCTATTCGGCAGAGGACGGCATGGAAGTGTTCTAAAAAGTGCATGCAACTTGCTTCTTTTTCCGCATTCGACCAATCATTTTCGTTACCTTTGACGTTATCAATGCGAAAGCTCCCTATTAGAACAAAGTGTGCAAAGAGAAGAATGCGTGCTTCGCTCTTGTCCAAATCAGTTTCCCGCTGTCATTTGGCTTTAATTTTGGCTGCGAGCTTGAAAAAGTCTGTATATTAAAAGAGACCTTTTCTGCACAATGCCAGCAAGATGGATACAGAATATCATGCAATCTCGCAATGACGAACTTTCAATCATACAGTACTCAGAAAAATCGGCTGTGTCGGAAAATAGGGTTTAGTGGAAAGCTGCGCGGTTGCTTAACCCAGAGAGTTACTCAGCAATCAAAACACTTTGTAAAGTGTTCCCCTTTATCATTTATCTGTATGTGACCCAAACACAACAAGCACAACAACTGTTTGCGACTTTGAATGCTGACAAAGCCTGAATTGATTTTAGGTTGCCGATCTTTGGACCGGAAATTCCAGCGACGTTAGTTCACTGATTACCGAACTCGTAAATTTCACAACCCCAACACCACGAAGCCAAAAAGGGCTAACGAGCGACGAAATTTCATCTTCACTGGATGTGCTTGCTCAACTCGTTAATTTGAATTCCAAGAGGAACAACAGCGCTATCAACTCAACAAGAGACCGAGAAAATATTGTTCAAACAGCGAGTAACTTGTTAGAAGCAGAAAATCTAAATACTTGGCTCGGACTTCTAGAGGTAACTACTTACTTTGCTTTGGTTGTAAACTTGCCTTTCCTAGCTCAACTTGAAATTTACTTAAACCGCTGTAGCACAAGAAAACTACTTGAGCTTTTACAGAGTTTTTAATTTCCTTGTTTATGTTTGAAATCTGCTGTATTTTAATTCAGGTACGAAATAATGTAACTGATGAGCTTCTCAAAGTCATGGATGACTTTGCCTCTCAACTGAAGGATGTACTTGAAAGCTCAAAAAACATATCCAGTTTGGTAATTCTGACAAAGAATGTTGGATTGAGGACCGATCGCTTGGAAACGAGACAAAAGGTGAGCTTCATCATGGCTTAGCGTGGCCCGGATAACGGGCGGCTACTTGccaattaaggacggtgcctactaattgaagatattttttccccggtgtgtgattatgcaggaaatgtagatcttaacaagtcctattgaaatacaaaaagaaaattgggggtaaccacgcatttttcaaaaataattcatgaataatatctgtaaaaagctttaaaatacaaagcaatgtatggcgttctttctcaaattgaagcttaattatctctcaaaaatgcatggttacccccaattttctttttggataccaagagtacttactaaggcctACGTTCtccagatagttttaaactgcgcaaaaatatccctgtattagtaagcattggcgataggaaatccgagtatctggagatgcgcagaacgtatgcgcagtaacaatagtaggcaccgtccttaaacgtAGCATGTGTGCAGTTGAACCGGGGACTACCTGAAACAAATTCAGGTATTCAGTAGTACCTGAAACAAATTCAGCAACTGGTCAGaatgggacttgaactcgggatctccagatttcaaatccgGCGTCCTAACCACccggccacgctgcctccttgaaaacaaaagctgaGAATGCTCATAATGTCTAGGTGCCACTTGTAATAAGCTCATGTCACGTAGGAGTTTCGCGCCATTATGACCACTAAAGGAAACCAACTTTCTGTGATAAAATTGTAATACTTTTCTTTGCATTGCTCTTAATATTTTAGCTGTACGTCGATTTTTCTGAGTATGGGACAGCAATTTCTATTCCTAGCCAAGCGTTCTCCTCAGATTCAACATCTCATTCCTCAATCATTGTATACAAAACCCTCAACAATATCCTTGAACTTCGGAAAAGTAGCGTAAGCAAAGATGGCACCGGAGCAAAGAGGATAAAGAGTGGATCGAGTATCATTTCCGCAAAAATCTTTCCACGTCCCGCTGATCTAACCACAGAGCGAATAAGATTTGTTTTCCAGCACAGTAACAAGGTAAGGAGGAATCCGACAATGAtattagagaggttaagcatgacgtttacggcaaacggcaagacgaaatttccttttcgccAAAACACGGCGAAACTTGATTTAATTaagctcctttcttgtctgGTTTCTAGATATATCAAATAACTTCTCAAAAAAAGAGTGAGTCTAAGTTGAAAATCGCAAATTTTCACGCTTTTATGACACGCAGCTGTCTACTgtctgccgtttgccgtttgctgtaaacgtcatgcttaactAATACCAATGGCAGTGCTCCAGCCTGCTGATATTAGGAAACATAATATATTGAGGAATTTTTAAGTGCATGGAAACATAATATATTGAAGAATTTTTAAGTGCATGATCCTGGCAGTTTTTAGCGATACTTCATGGtggcgagaaaggcctgaaaaattcagacctctgcgatgccggtgcagtacTCCACCAGTTGAGTTGCCAGGCCAAGTGGGAGCTGATCGTTATGTGGTTCTATGATAAGCCTGTAGATGATGGATATATGCAGGTGCCATTTTGGGAtatatgcaaaggctatagtaaggcaaaatgatCCAAAACAGGGGCCCATCACATGGCGCTTCCATCTCTCATACCAGCCGTTGGAGTCGATCCTTTCCTGAGTAGATATATAAACAGAAAGAATACCTGAGGATTTTTCGCGCGCTGATAGAGAAAAGGGCCaaggaaaatagagaaatgacagcaggcagcaaTTGCATTCATGCAATTCAAGCGCATTGCAAAAAATGATTCTATTTATatatctactcgggaaagggttaactcaagaaattaatggaaatGAAGGTTCTATGTGACGGGCTCCTGCTATATGTGAACGAATTTTTATTTATGATCCTCTCAGATGAAGAAGTGTATTATCATCGCAGATGTCAAATGCGTGAATTTCATGTACTAATATAATATATGTAGATATGTAGACCTTTTAatgctctttcaacttttctttggAATCAAGTACCTTGCAAAGACTTCACTGTTTTTGGGAATTATGAAGGGTTAGGAAAAATTGGAGATTTCGTGACACTAACATAACGAAGATACCAACGTAAAGCTGTATCACTTATTGAGCTTCTTGTTCGTCTGTTTCCTACTTTATGATCAAGTTTGTCAGTTACTCGTGCGGTGTGGAGCCAGAAGCTCGTCACAAAAGATGTCAACATTCTTTTTATCACTTTAAAAGCTATATGACGtaccttttcaattttttttttatttcagaccAGTAGCAACATCGGACAGTGCGTCTTCTGGGAGATAGGGGTTACGGAAAGGGCGTGGCTGACAAGGGGGTGTTCGCGCGTGGAACGAGAATCCAATTCGCGCTTGACCACCTGCGAGTGCAATCATTTAACGATCTTTGCAGTCCTCATGACCAATAAGCCGGTAAGGCATTCAGAGGCAAAAGCTGTGACAGTTGCTTCCACGTGTTGGCCAGCGCTTAACACCAACTGCATTTTAAAAAGAGCTTCTTTGACAGACAACAAACAGTCAGTTTTGGCGTTCTGTTCATTGCTTACAGCTATCACaaagttattttgtttgttgttatttattatttatttatttattgattattCATGTGTTATTCCCTCAAGGTGGAAGCTCATCACCAGTCCTTACTCCATTACCTTTCTATCTTGGGATGCGCAtgctctttgttttttctacTGCTGACCCTCATAGTGATCGTGATTTGCTGGAAACGAATCAAAGGCCCTCGAATCAGTTTAATGCTTCACTTGTGCCTGGCAATTGCAGCCTCCTGTACTCTAATACTTGTTACTGGCTTTGTGCGCTGGGAAGGGGtaagaaataacaaaagcaTTATgattcaataatttattaaagcAAGGAGCAAAACAGCTAAAAGCGAGGTGGAAACACCTTTTCGGCTATGCCATGTTGATGAGGACTAACAAGGCCGAAACAGCTGTCCATTTCTGATACCTGCCTTGGTGATACGACTGCGCGCATGGTACGGTGTTGCCAGACCGCTGGGCAGGTGTTACGTGTGTTCATCTTGCCTTAAGCACGAACCTGATACAGCGGAAAGATTTGATTAAATTATTAGGAGCTATAACATCTCAGTGCCTCTTCCATTAAACCATAAATGGGCTAAGCAACATCACATAAAAACGGGGTCATTTGCAGGGGTTTGTAAATTTCGAGAACGTTATTTTTACTTATGGTGACTGCGTCATACGACATCAAAGGGCGTGGCAACCTCTAGCATTCCTAAACTATGCATGAAAAACGAGAACTTGTTTTCACAGAGAAAAGTGTTAACCCGAAAGGTTGCAAGGATTATGATGAGTTTTTGCCGAAACATTTCGCCGTCGAATGCTATTATCCAATAGGTCCCAGATCGccgttttctttaagtttcacTCGGATCCAGTTTGCCCTTTTCATTTCAGGCAGGAGCCtatcagttggagcatgcaactcccatactaagcctatgtcacggcattcttacagactgatctattttaggataccttttttttttctaaataaagGCAGTTCTGCTCCAGTGACGTAgagacgtcaattagtttctagtgattggtcatcgcactcccatgggagtctatgaaaacgccgtgacaaaaatatagtggagttgcatgctcctactcataggctcctgtttCAGGCCAGCAGTGCTACTTGCCTTAAAACTCAAGAAGACAAAGAGCTAAtactgttttcaaattttaatacATGCCTTTTGTCCATTGCAGCTTGGGTGTCTGGTCAATGCTGCACTTCTTCACTTCTTTCTACTGTGCGTGTTTTCTTGGATGCTGTGTCATGGCGGAATATTTTACTACTTAATCATAAGAGCAGAGCTGCTGGACAAACTCAAACCAAAACTGAAATGGTCTTACGTTTTTGGATGGGGTAAGGCAACGGTGATTGTCTCAAGCTGTGCTGAAACTGTGAcatattttcaaatgttttaatGAATGTAGCGAGTTGGATCGAATAGTTTTCAAATAGGTCGAAGTAACTGTAAAGATTCAACGGAAAATTTATCTTGATCGTGGAGCAATATACAACTCATCTTAACGCAGGAGCCTTTGAgaaggagcatgcaactccactatattcctgtcacggcgttttcatagaccgattcaTTCTTAGAAAGAATCTCCTCGGAATtagactcccatgggagtgccatgaccaatcacaagacactaattgacgtcactgcgtcactggaccgcaactgcctttctttcacaaaagaaaaggtgtactaaaaatagatcagtctgttaaaaatgccgtgacataggcttagtatgggagttgcatgctcctagtcATCAGCTCCTGCTTAACGCCATTATAGAAGAATCTAAGCAAcaatttgttaatttgatttgttcatTTGATCCAGGTTTCCCTGCGTTAATAGTGGCCGCGTCATTGGGAGTAACTGGTACCGAGAATTATGCCGCTGACAATTGCTGGCTTTCATTAGAAAACGGGCTCATTTACTGGGCGTTTGTTGCACCAACCGGGACAGTCGTATTTGTAAGTATTCAtcttctttcttcattttcaaatgaaactcCCCACAGTTATGAACGAAAATTTTGGCAACTGTGTGGAgaaacctcgttcccagggtctttcatctgcCCACCCCAAGGGAAGTGAGGAAAGAAAGACCCTAGTACAGACTGGTCACTCGTCTTGGTGACAAATTTGTCTTCATGGGGGCGGGGGAGGGTGTCCCAGTTTTTCAGAATATTGTCGCCGCTTGTATTTGTCACACCCAAAACCGACTTTGTTTCTCTTTGGGCAACCTTGGAAAGCTCTCTTTCGATTTCGCAGCGAAGCCTCATCATATCTACTAAATAGCTTTCACCATTTGAAACTGTGCCTGGAAACTGTTAAAAGATAATGTCGAGTTATAAGGCGTGATTCTCTTCGACACCCGATGTTTACTACAATTTGTTCAGTCGCAGTACTTCTCAATAAAAGAAGGACGGAATGTTGTTCTTTGCCTTGCTAATGGTTTGCAATTGGGTGTCTCTTAAACTGGCAGGGTAGTTTATAGTTCCAGCTTCTGAGAGAAAAGTCTGTTCGTATAAAATAACGCAAAGAAGTCAATTTCTGCGATCGGAAATGTACGATGGCTCAGAAGGCTCACACTCAGttcactttaattttttcacagtccagttttatattttcgcatttcagttgtattttttgacagctcagttttattttttcacggttcagttgtattttttcacagttcagttttcatttttcacaatTCAGCCTGAAGCCTCAGCGTTGTCCCTTcttcaataaaatcaaaaatagCGACTCCTGTAGTATCACAAATTCAtttgttcatttcatttaagTGACCGGCCAAACTACTCTTTCCATCTGGGAAAAACAACGCCGAGGTCTTCCAGTTATCTGCATCAGTATGAGAGATTGACCGATTTCCACCTCCATTTTTTTGGCGCACAGGAATAAAGTTTTGCTTACTTTCGTCATGTTGTACCCACCTTACTTGTATTCTGTGCTCCTTGACAGTTTTCCCTCTTttgttcggttgacaaggaaaaactgttaaagaagtatttccatcggggctatccttacgcagcattgattatgtgcacaagtgactgcggtagtggatgttttaaagtcttgtggtgcattttatcgctgattttaggcgcaagtgactagatgagcaacctttttagattcttttgttgtatttcatcactgcaagtgactgcaAAAGCAGATGTCTTGGGTTCTTGTTCtgtaaggttcttgtagtgagtttaattattgattttttgcgcaagagtctgcgggaggaaatattttaggcttttttccgggtattttataatcagtttttcgcgcatgtgtctgcgggatcaaacatttcgtgttctttaagagcactttatttctgaagttgtgcgcaagtgacagcgggatcaaatgtttcaggttcttttagtgcattttgttataaattttgtgagcaagtgactacgggagcaaatgtttgaagacttttatcattgattttgtgcaaaagttactgcggaagcaattgctttatttcttttagtgtattttatcattgattttgtgctcaaatgactgcgagagcagtgatgatttcgcgggtaactgcatcagggagtgggatgtgtggcgtcctagcttttgCCTTATTTTTTCGTTAATTTTGCACATGTGACTGCGGGAGTTGGCGtttttttagatcattttaccagctttaactgaaactttgttttttgtctagTATTGATTAGTTATTCctgttgtttctctttttgctcagaaaaaatgtaagatggttggaatttctTTAGTTCAAATTGCCAaatgacttgatctgcattcgctttgttcttagtccatagaactgagttcgctttcaacattggtcatcttttaatcattttgctgTTTCATAGCCACTTTtgaagtttctatttctttaatatttgatctattttgaagtcattgttttggatgaaactgaaacagatccaaggtagtgtaagggtcaaaattaatgaatacgttcatgcatggtccgagtttcttttcgtttcacttcttgtcattttcaatttctttccccaaattaaccatttttactattttacgtctctacatggcttgcaagatgtggaaaatcaccgCACTGCGCTCAattgagagatatcgagtcgaagactggtagaaaaattccatatctccccatgtattattctctatataattgggttggagagcatgaaattacaaaactaaaaaagaaGATATTTGCTTAGAATCcaaaaaaaaggacacaaaaacaagcacaaaaagacatgaacgaaatgaaatgacacaaaatggactatttgatattttcagcaatgcgcaagcgtaaacgccatctattttgtaccagtagtcaccacaacgtaccgtatgaaaaacaacaagagctcaacaaggtgtctgagccttgaaatgagtgtccttgctagagcgcgcgcgcaattgttaaatatgcactACATTAGTACaaacctgagcgtaccacatggagaaaatatctagaagactgttctatatatatagaaattggtactatctatgagtcgagctgagtggatgaatgggatctgtctcatatggtctaggggccgacttatctctccctccctgcctgtcggtgacgataggtatctgaaccttagctcacaaaagcgacctccgggccgaaatctcggggagcatcgttcggtacgacgctctggcaccacgtccagaggtactgttgtcttggtgttttgtttgcgcatgcgcaggacCCTCTAACTccagttcttaccatattcgtgggaatgaatcGCGTAGGCTCAAGTGAATATATGAcagtgttcacgtcatttactAGTGCCAGCGTCCTTAACATGCTGGCGGATCAGTTATCTtgttggttgatcagaacgtcgttcccaaaatcgaccattttgtaaccattttgccttactatagccttgcaaaatgtccaaaagtCGCAATACTTcgtcacttt carries:
- the LOC141875815 gene encoding adhesion G protein-coupled receptor L3-like isoform X1; its protein translation is MLYLAILTLALTFCCPGYGNIRLFNQRTLNTNNGDTLKLQCTNRDIKFIRNLRRLTWQKDGTRIQDADPRLNVISRNYLLIRQVREQDAGVYNCTVEAATFLSINITDLRVIGKDPVVPISTLPPVRVPSTAPPSTSAVPSTAVTVATTNSQQPSSPQRSSSLPSSQQPSSQQPSSQQPSSLQPSSLQPSSREPSSQQPSSRESSSQQPSSREPSSQQPSFYQRLDLQQKVADLWTGNSSDVSSLITELVNFTTPTPRSQKGLTSDEISSSLDVLAQLVNLNSKRNNSAINSTRDRENIVQTASNLLEAENLNTWLGLLEVRNNVTDELLKVMDDFASQLKDVLESSKNISSLVILTKNVGLRTDRLETRQKLYVDFSEYGTAISIPSQAFSSDSTSHSSIIVYKTLNNILELRKSSVSKDGTGAKRIKSGSSIISAKIFPRPADLTTERIRFVFQHSNKTSSNIGQCVFWEIGVTERAWLTRGCSRVERESNSRLTTCECNHLTIFAVLMTNKPVEAHHQSLLHYLSILGCACSLFFLLLTLIVIVICWKRIKGPRISLMLHLCLAIAASCTLILVTGFVRWEGLGCLVNAALLHFFLLCVFSWMLCHGGIFYYLIIRAELLDKLKPKLKWSYVFGWGFPALIVAASLGVTGTENYAADNCWLSLENGLIYWAFVAPTGTVVFVNSILFVFLLQRISRVSKFRDRMTRTQHVRAWLRRSSVLLPVLGITWSFGFLTFISSTTVFHYLFTVFNTLQGFIIFVNFCVIDTEMRKALIRELCKWQYSPSLNWSKAGSWSKEQGNSQRIEKFPVKIHKEVGLRKAYVVRQNSGFNEMNEIQEIHVGALFQQPKHQAWMNNYL
- the LOC141875815 gene encoding adhesion G protein-coupled receptor L3-like isoform X2, whose product is MLYLAILTLALTFCCPGYGNIRLFNQRTLNTNNGDTLKLQCTNRDIKFIRNLRRLTWQKDGTRIQDADPRLNVISRNYLLIRQVREQDAGVYNCTVEAATFLSINITDLRVIGKDPVVPISTLPPVRVPSTAPPSTSAVPSTAVTVATTNSQQPSSPQRSSSLPSSQQPSSQQPSSQQPSSLQPSSLQPSSREPSSQQPSSRESSSQQPSSREPSSQQPSFYQRLDLQQKVADLWTGNSSDVSSLITELVNFTTPTPRSQKGLTSDEISSSLDVLAQLVNLNSKRNNSAINSTRDRENIVQTASNLLEAENLNTWLGLLEVRNNVTDELLKVMDDFASQLKDVLESSKNISSLVILTKNVGLRTDRLETRQKLYVDFSEYGTAISIPSQAFSSDSTSHSSIIVYKTLNNILELRKSSVSKDGTGAKRIKSGSSIISAKIFPRPADLTTERIRFVFQHSNKTSSNIGQCVFWEIGVTERAWLTRGCSRVERESNSRLTTCECNHLTIFAVLMTNKPVEAHHQSLLHYLSILGCACSLFFLLLTLIVIVICWKRIKGPRISLMLHLCLAIAASCTLILVTGFVRWEGLGCLVNAALLHFFLLCVFSWMLCHGGIFYYLIIRAELLDKLKPKLKWSYVFGWGFPALIVAASLGVTGTENYAADNCWLSLENGLIYWAFVAPTGTVVFVNSILFVFLLQRISRVSKFRDRMTRTQHVRAWLRRSSVLLPVLGITWSFGFLTFISSTTVFHYLFTVFNTLQGFIIFVNFCVIDTEMRKALIRELCKWQYSPSLNWSKAGSWSKEQGNSQRIEKFPVKIHKVGLRKAYVVRQNSGFNEMNEIQEIHVGALFQQPKHQAWMNNYL